In a genomic window of Myotis daubentonii chromosome X, mMyoDau2.1, whole genome shotgun sequence:
- the AMELX gene encoding amelogenin, X isoform — MGTWILFACLLGAAFAMPLPPHPGHPGYINFSYEVLTPLKWYQSMIRQPYTSYGYEPMGGWLHHQIIPVLSQQNPPNHALQPHHHIPVVPAQQPVVPQQPMMPVPGQHSMTPTQHHQPNVLPPAQQPYQPQPVQPQPHQPIQPQPPVHPIQPLPPQPPLPPMFPMQPLPPMLPDLPLEAWPATDKTKREEVVSISRSHYNTRGNGEAKLAPGVLSSPTI; from the exons CTACCACCTCATCCTGGGCACCCTGGTTATATCAACTTCAGCTATGAg GTGCTCACCCCTCTGAAGTGGTACCAGAGCATGATAAGGCAGCCG TACACTTCCTATGGTTACGAACCCATGGGTGGATGGCTGCACCACCAAATCATTCCCGTGCTGTCCCAGCAGAACCCCCCGAATCACGCCCTACAGCCTCATCACCACATCCCCGTGGTGCCAGCTCAGCAGCCCGTGGTCCCCCAGCAGCCAATGATGCCAGTTCCTGGCCAACACTCCATGACTCCAACCCAACACCACCAGCCAAACGTCCTTCCGCCCGCCCAGCAGCCCTATCAGCCCCAGCCCGTCCAGCCGCAGCCTCACCAGCCCATCCAGCCCCAGCCACCCGTACACCCCATCCAGCCCCTGCCACCCCAGCCACCTCTGCCTCCGATGTTCCCcatgcagcccctgccccccatgcTTCCTGACCTGCCTCTGGAAGCTTGGCCCGCCACAGACAAGACCAAGCGGGAAGAAGTGGTGAGTATCTCCCGAAGCCACTACAACACCCGTGGGAATGGTGAAGCGAAGCTGGCCCCCGGAGTTCTCAGTTCTCCAACCATCTAG